One Aegilops tauschii subsp. strangulata cultivar AL8/78 chromosome 7, Aet v6.0, whole genome shotgun sequence genomic window carries:
- the LOC109759924 gene encoding RING-H2 finger protein ATL17-like — protein MSSTADLPRPARGGGAFDFGQGSALVLASYPVLLLLVLLSAFVKYVWIALALYCAILFVLSCTGRLLAGPVVFVHDEDTAAVERGGLSQASIAAFPTFVYGAAASAGAGDGEAQCAVCLEALSGGEKVRRLPVCAHTFHVGCIDMWFHSHATCPVCRCHVEPPKAGKMAPLPPEPPLPPV, from the coding sequence ATGTCGTCGACAGCGGACCTCCCGCGGCCTGCGCGCGGCGGCGGTGCCTTCGACTTCGGGCAGGGCAGCGCGCTGGTGCTCGCGTCGTACCCGGTGCTCCTGCTCCTCGTCCTTCTCTCCGCGTTCGTCAAGTACGTGTGGATCGCGCTCGCGCTCTACTGCGCGATCCTGTTCGTGCTCTCCTGCACTGGCCGCTTGCTTGCCGGCCCGGTGGTGTTCGTGCACGACGAGGACACGGCGGCCGTCGAGCGGGGCGGCCTATCACAGGCGTCCATTGCGGCCTTCCCGACGTTCGTGTACGGTGCCGCAGCTTCAGCCGGTGCCGGCGACGGCGAGGCCCAGTGCGCGGTGTGCCTGGAGGCTCTGTCCGGCGGGGAGAAGGTGCGGCGGCTGCCGGTGTGCGCGCACACGTTCCACGTTGGGTGCATTGACATGTGGTTCCACTCGCATGCGACGTGCCCGGTCTGCCGCTGCCATGTCGAGCCGCCCAAGGCCGGCAAGATGGCGCCGTTGCCACCAGAGCCGCCTCTGCCGCCGGTGTAG